The following are encoded together in the Streptomyces flavofungini genome:
- a CDS encoding ABC transporter permease produces the protein MSQLLDKPPTATAAPTESTTPSGPDTLSPAELAARHGLTVSGARPTLPAYVRQLRQRRHFITAFATAKLTAQYSQAKLGQLWQIMTPLLNAAVYYFVFGVLMNTKHGVPDYVPFLVTGVFVFTFTQQSVMAGTRAISGSLGLVRALHFPRASLPLSYCLQQLQQLLFSLCALVAILLAFGVPPAASWLLAIPALALQFTFNAGLALIMARLGARTPDIAQLMPFVLRTWMYASGVMWSIDTVLKDRHLPHALTVLLEANPAAVYIDLMRFALIDSFDASRLPAHVWAWAAGWALLAGVGGFIYFWKAEETYGRG, from the coding sequence GTGAGCCAGCTCCTCGACAAGCCGCCCACCGCGACGGCCGCACCCACCGAGTCGACCACCCCCTCCGGACCCGACACCCTGTCCCCCGCCGAACTCGCCGCCCGCCACGGCCTCACCGTCAGCGGCGCCCGCCCGACCCTGCCCGCCTACGTACGCCAACTCCGGCAGCGGCGGCACTTCATCACGGCGTTCGCCACCGCCAAGCTGACCGCGCAGTACAGCCAGGCGAAGCTCGGCCAGCTCTGGCAGATCATGACGCCGCTCCTGAACGCGGCCGTGTACTACTTCGTCTTCGGCGTCCTGATGAACACCAAGCACGGGGTGCCGGACTACGTCCCGTTCCTGGTCACGGGCGTCTTCGTGTTCACGTTCACGCAGCAGTCGGTGATGGCGGGCACGCGGGCGATCTCGGGCAGCCTCGGCCTGGTCCGCGCCCTGCACTTCCCGCGCGCCTCGCTCCCCCTGTCGTACTGCCTGCAACAGCTCCAGCAGCTGCTGTTCTCGCTGTGCGCGCTCGTGGCGATCCTGCTGGCGTTCGGGGTGCCGCCCGCCGCGTCCTGGCTCCTGGCGATCCCCGCGCTCGCGCTCCAGTTCACGTTCAACGCCGGCCTTGCGCTGATCATGGCGAGGCTCGGGGCCAGGACCCCGGACATCGCGCAACTCATGCCCTTCGTCCTGCGGACGTGGATGTACGCGTCCGGGGTGATGTGGAGCATCGACACGGTCCTGAAGGACCGCCACCTGCCGCACGCCCTGACCGTGCTCCTGGAGGCCAACCCGGCCGCCGTCTACATCGACCTGATGCGCTTCGCCCTCATCGACAGCTTCGACGCGAGCCGGCTGCCGGCGCACGTGTGGGCCTGGGCGGCGGGCTGGGCGCTGCTCGCGGGGGTCGGCGGGTTCATCTACTTCTGGAAG
- a CDS encoding TetR/AcrR family transcriptional regulator yields MTTSDRDTGRTARQQGKRAPAGAAVLREDVTEAIRTAVFEELAAVGYARMSIEGIARRAGVGKTAVYRRWRSKLHLVLDLVSALAVQGLPTPDTGSLEGDLRLLYEVTSRALRHPVASQVIPDLQAEAARNPEMEAALQKALREGQHGVASGIVAQAVARGELRAGLAEGERELALDLMSGPLYWRAVVVRGELPKGYLGALATATTAALKAL; encoded by the coding sequence ATGACGACGAGCGACCGGGACACGGGCCGTACCGCCCGCCAGCAGGGCAAAAGGGCACCGGCCGGAGCCGCCGTGCTCCGCGAGGATGTGACCGAGGCCATCCGGACCGCCGTCTTCGAGGAACTCGCGGCCGTCGGCTACGCCCGCATGTCGATCGAGGGCATCGCGCGCCGCGCGGGCGTCGGCAAGACGGCCGTCTACCGGCGCTGGCGCTCCAAGCTGCACCTGGTCCTCGACCTGGTGTCGGCCCTCGCCGTCCAGGGCCTGCCCACCCCGGACACGGGCTCCCTGGAGGGCGACCTGCGGCTGCTGTACGAGGTGACGTCCCGGGCGCTGCGCCACCCCGTCGCCTCCCAGGTCATCCCCGACCTCCAGGCCGAGGCGGCCCGTAACCCCGAGATGGAGGCGGCCCTGCAGAAGGCGCTCCGCGAGGGCCAGCACGGCGTCGCGAGCGGCATCGTCGCCCAGGCGGTGGCGCGCGGCGAACTGCGCGCGGGCCTGGCCGAGGGGGAGCGGGAGCTGGCCCTCGACCTGATGTCGGGGCCGCTGTACTGGCGGGCGGTCGTGGTCCGGGGCGAGCTGCCCAAGGGCTACCTGGGCGCGCTCGCCACGGCTACGACGGCGGCGCTCAAGGCGCTGTGA
- a CDS encoding response regulator transcription factor: protein MRVVIAEDNALLREGLVLLLTSVGHEVAAVAATGPEVLPTLLEHRPDVAVLDVRMPPGFRDEGLRAALAAREQLPQLPVLVLSQYVEETYAAELLGAGSSGVGYLLKDRVGRVDEFLDALERVAAGGTALDPEVVTELLTRRGPDPLDSLTPREREALHLMAEGRDNATIGATMSISDRAVGKHIGNVFLKLGLPPSDSGHRRVLAVLAYLNKG from the coding sequence GTGCGTGTGGTGATCGCGGAGGACAACGCCCTGCTGCGGGAGGGCCTCGTGCTGCTCCTCACGTCCGTGGGCCACGAGGTGGCCGCCGTCGCGGCCACCGGCCCCGAGGTGCTGCCCACGCTCCTCGAACACCGCCCGGACGTCGCCGTCCTCGACGTCCGGATGCCGCCCGGCTTCCGCGACGAGGGCCTGCGCGCGGCCCTCGCGGCCCGCGAGCAGCTGCCTCAGCTGCCGGTCCTCGTCCTCTCCCAGTACGTCGAGGAGACGTACGCGGCCGAGCTCCTCGGCGCCGGATCGAGCGGCGTCGGCTATCTCCTGAAGGACCGCGTCGGCCGCGTCGACGAATTCCTGGACGCCCTGGAACGGGTCGCCGCGGGCGGCACCGCCCTCGACCCCGAGGTCGTCACGGAACTCCTCACCCGCCGCGGCCCCGACCCGCTCGACTCCCTCACGCCCCGCGAACGCGAGGCCCTGCACCTCATGGCCGAGGGCCGCGACAACGCCACCATCGGCGCCACCATGTCCATCTCCGACCGCGCGGTCGGCAAGCACATCGGCAACGTCTTCCTGAAGCTGGGGCTGCCGCCGAGCGACAGCGGGCACCGGCGGGTGCTCGCCGTGCTCGCCTACTTGAACAAGGGCTAG
- a CDS encoding sensor histidine kinase, protein MRETLARADRASTQLLMGAGMALLSYVFVGVLLFTAVTSLIVTGLGVLPETVLLLRRMAGFKRRQVGRWSGTEIREAYTPLTGTLVERVRKAVKDPGTYRDLRWLLVHFVYGLALLYVALPLWVLGALVDGVWCGLLRRKAVVLPLIVRLADLDTRWSTALLKPSPEAERNAELAERVEELTVTRAGAVAAHGAELRRIERDLHDGTQARLVALSMRVGLARRAYDKQLAADPGAGPTDPEVVRGLLADAQDQAEEALTELRHVVRGIHPPILTDRGLLGAVRALAAGSGLDVTVRDDGVADGPRAPAAVEAAAYFVVAEALTNAAKHSGARRAGVELARAATGLRVLVHDEGCGGADESGGTGLLGMRRRVAALDGTMEVVSPAGGPTRIGVELPCVW, encoded by the coding sequence ATGCGGGAGACGCTGGCGCGCGCCGACCGCGCGTCCACGCAGTTGCTGATGGGCGCGGGCATGGCCCTCCTCTCGTACGTCTTCGTCGGCGTCCTGCTCTTCACCGCCGTCACGTCGCTCATCGTGACCGGCCTGGGCGTGCTGCCCGAGACGGTCCTGCTGCTGCGCCGGATGGCCGGGTTCAAGCGGCGGCAGGTCGGCCGGTGGTCGGGCACGGAGATCCGGGAGGCGTACACGCCGCTGACCGGCACCCTCGTCGAGCGCGTGCGCAAGGCCGTGAAGGACCCCGGCACCTACCGCGACCTGCGGTGGCTGCTCGTCCACTTCGTCTACGGTCTGGCCCTGCTGTACGTCGCGCTGCCGCTGTGGGTGCTCGGTGCGCTGGTCGACGGGGTGTGGTGCGGGCTCCTTCGCCGCAAGGCGGTCGTGCTCCCGCTGATCGTGCGCCTCGCCGACCTGGACACGCGCTGGTCGACGGCGCTGCTCAAACCGTCGCCCGAGGCGGAGCGCAACGCCGAACTGGCCGAGCGCGTCGAGGAGCTGACCGTCACCCGGGCGGGCGCGGTGGCGGCGCACGGCGCCGAGCTGCGCCGGATCGAGCGGGACCTGCACGACGGCACCCAGGCGCGCCTCGTGGCCCTGTCCATGCGCGTCGGCCTCGCCAGGCGCGCGTACGACAAGCAGCTCGCCGCCGACCCCGGCGCCGGACCCACCGACCCCGAAGTCGTCCGCGGACTCCTCGCCGACGCGCAGGACCAGGCCGAGGAGGCCCTGACCGAGCTGCGCCACGTCGTGCGCGGCATCCACCCGCCCATCCTCACCGACCGCGGACTCCTCGGCGCCGTACGGGCCCTCGCCGCCGGCAGCGGCCTCGACGTGACCGTGCGCGACGACGGCGTGGCGGACGGGCCGCGCGCCCCCGCCGCCGTGGAGGCCGCCGCGTACTTCGTCGTCGCGGAGGCCCTGACGAACGCGGCCAAGCACAGCGGCGCACGGCGCGCCGGTGTCGAACTGGCCCGCGCCGCCACCGGGTTGCGCGTCCTCGTGCACGACGAGGGGTGCGGCGGCGCCGACGAGTCCGGCGGCACCGGCCTGCTCGGCATGCGGCGCCGGGTCGCGGCGCTCGACGGGACCATGGAGGTGGTCAGCCCCGCCGGGGGGCCGACCCGGATCGGAGTGGAGCTGCCGTGCGTGTGGTGA
- a CDS encoding ABC transporter permease — translation MRRPERWSGSRPEPAPESDPRPTPEPTSASAPRARPGVTSLLASRAARTHRKAWAAVFAALVLTSALLGTFALAVVSAALGHAPVERYAGADLVVAGDQNTRYTAKPWGSEPETATTGLTERVRVPEAALGVVRAVPGVEAAVADRVFPVGVKGASATGRPWDAARLAPFTLLEGRAPQRPGEVVVGAGRARTGERVALRVDGEDTAYRVVGVAEGPRAAVYFTARRARDLAGRAGTVDAIGVVAAPGVSADKLYGRVRDAVDEAKLRAAGNRAEGDSAGLRVLTGDGRATAEHLAAAPARATLLEALGAIAGTVAMIAVLVVSSTIVQALRQRGHELGLLRAVGATPRQLRGAVGREVGRVAVAASAVGAILAVPAYVGLRALLDARGALPDGLHLPLPPWLLAAPLVTAAVTVLVARLSALFAVGRAAKVRPAEALRESPPGTPRRVTGLVLLGVGVTAAGAAATQHGQAAAAAASGAAVSMVVACAVLGPWIATGAMRMLGSPLRRFGGPGGRLAAANCAASATRLGAAITPIVLVTAFSVVQLAAGATLTHEARAQAREAARADLVVRADGGLPSGALDRIRSVPGVAAATEVVPSTVVLARKEAGSPLLERLPVLGVTPERLTRALDPDVREGGIGGLRPGTVALSADRARALDAKPGSTVALRFGDGAAGRLRVVAVYERGLGTGDFLLSRDEVLRHTSGAGAARVLVATDGRAGTARAVGAAVPGARVEPGAGAVRAAARVEPQDQALGEVVGAAAVGAIGAFTVVAVLSTLTLISVGRRPELALLRRAGAARAQLRRMLHAEAAAIAFTGLVVGAAAALVPLLAFSLSFTGTLPHLPPVQAFLIVTVVAATALAGTVPPLWRVLRGRYPTG, via the coding sequence ATGAGAAGGCCCGAGCGCTGGTCGGGGTCGCGGCCCGAGCCCGCACCGGAGTCCGACCCGAGGCCCACGCCGGAGCCGACGTCCGCGTCCGCGCCCAGGGCCCGGCCCGGAGTCACCTCCCTCCTCGCCTCCCGCGCCGCCCGTACCCACCGCAAGGCCTGGGCCGCCGTCTTCGCCGCGCTCGTGTTGACCTCGGCGCTGCTGGGGACGTTCGCGCTCGCGGTGGTCTCGGCGGCGCTCGGGCACGCTCCCGTGGAGCGGTACGCGGGGGCCGACCTCGTGGTCGCCGGGGACCAGAACACGCGGTACACCGCGAAGCCGTGGGGGTCCGAGCCGGAGACGGCGACCACGGGTCTCACCGAGCGGGTCCGGGTGCCCGAGGCCGCGCTCGGTGTGGTCCGGGCGGTTCCGGGGGTCGAGGCGGCCGTCGCCGACCGGGTGTTCCCCGTGGGCGTCAAGGGCGCGTCGGCCACCGGACGGCCCTGGGACGCGGCGCGGCTCGCCCCGTTCACGCTGCTGGAGGGCCGGGCGCCGCAGCGTCCGGGCGAGGTCGTCGTGGGCGCGGGCCGGGCCCGCACCGGCGAGCGGGTGGCGCTCCGCGTCGACGGCGAGGACACCGCGTACCGCGTGGTGGGCGTCGCCGAAGGACCGCGCGCGGCCGTGTACTTCACCGCGCGGCGGGCCCGCGACCTGGCCGGGCGCGCGGGCACCGTCGACGCGATCGGCGTCGTGGCCGCACCCGGCGTGAGCGCGGACAAGCTGTACGGGCGGGTGCGGGACGCGGTGGACGAGGCGAAGCTGCGTGCCGCCGGGAACCGGGCGGAGGGGGACTCGGCCGGGCTGCGGGTGCTCACCGGGGACGGCAGGGCCACCGCGGAGCACCTGGCGGCGGCCCCCGCCCGCGCGACCTTGCTGGAGGCTCTCGGCGCGATCGCCGGCACCGTCGCCATGATCGCCGTCCTCGTGGTGTCGTCGACGATCGTGCAGGCGCTGCGCCAACGCGGCCACGAGCTGGGCCTGTTGCGGGCCGTGGGCGCGACGCCCCGGCAGCTGCGGGGCGCGGTGGGCCGCGAGGTGGGCCGGGTCGCGGTGGCCGCTTCGGCGGTGGGCGCGATCCTCGCCGTACCGGCGTACGTGGGCCTGCGGGCGCTCCTGGACGCGCGCGGCGCTCTGCCCGACGGGCTCCACCTGCCCCTGCCGCCCTGGCTGTTGGCGGCTCCCCTCGTGACCGCCGCCGTGACGGTCCTCGTGGCCCGTCTCTCCGCCCTGTTCGCCGTCGGACGCGCGGCGAAGGTGCGCCCTGCGGAGGCGCTGCGCGAGTCGCCGCCCGGGACCCCGCGCCGCGTCACCGGCCTGGTCCTGCTCGGCGTCGGTGTCACCGCGGCGGGGGCGGCGGCGACGCAGCACGGGCAGGCCGCCGCGGCGGCGGCGAGCGGGGCCGCCGTGTCGATGGTCGTCGCGTGCGCGGTGCTCGGCCCGTGGATCGCGACGGGCGCGATGCGGATGCTCGGCTCCCCCCTGCGCCGCTTCGGCGGCCCCGGCGGCAGGCTCGCCGCCGCCAACTGCGCGGCCTCCGCGACCCGTCTCGGCGCGGCGATCACCCCGATCGTGCTGGTCACCGCGTTCTCCGTGGTCCAGCTCGCGGCGGGCGCCACGCTCACGCACGAGGCGCGGGCGCAGGCGCGGGAGGCGGCCAGGGCGGACCTGGTGGTGCGGGCGGACGGCGGTCTGCCGTCCGGTGCCCTCGACCGGATCCGCTCCGTGCCCGGGGTGGCCGCGGCGACCGAGGTGGTCCCCAGCACGGTCGTCCTCGCCCGCAAGGAGGCGGGGTCGCCGCTGCTCGAACGCCTGCCGGTGCTCGGCGTCACCCCGGAGCGGCTGACCCGCGCCCTGGACCCCGACGTCCGCGAGGGCGGCATCGGCGGACTGCGCCCCGGCACGGTCGCCCTCTCCGCGGACCGGGCCCGCGCCCTCGACGCGAAGCCGGGGTCGACGGTGGCGCTGCGCTTCGGCGACGGGGCCGCGGGGCGGCTGCGGGTGGTCGCGGTGTACGAACGGGGCCTGGGCACCGGGGACTTCCTGCTCTCGCGGGACGAGGTGCTGCGGCACACGTCCGGCGCCGGGGCGGCCCGCGTGCTCGTCGCGACGGACGGCCGGGCCGGGACGGCGCGCGCGGTCGGCGCGGCCGTGCCGGGGGCGCGGGTGGAGCCGGGCGCGGGGGCCGTGCGTGCCGCCGCCCGCGTCGAGCCGCAGGACCAGGCCTTGGGGGAGGTGGTCGGGGCGGCGGCGGTCGGGGCGATCGGCGCCTTCACGGTCGTCGCCGTCCTGAGCACCCTCACCCTGATCTCGGTCGGCCGCCGCCCCGAACTCGCCCTCCTGCGCCGGGCGGGCGCGGCCCGCGCCCAACTGCGCCGCATGCTCCACGCGGAGGCGGCGGCGATAGCCTTCACAGGCCTGGTCGTGGGCGCCGCGGCGGCCCTCGTCCCGCTCCTCGCGTTCAGCCTCAGCTTCACGGGCACGCTGCCCCATCTCCCGCCGGTCCAGGCGTTCCTGATCGTGACGGTGGTCGCGGCGACGGCTCTGGCGGGGACGGTGCCGCCGCTGTGGCGGGTACTGAGGGGGCGCTATCCGACGGGCTGA